Sequence from the bacterium genome:
GGGAATCGCAGCCATCGCCGCGGTTGAGGCCGTCCTCGCAGCCGTCGAGGGTGAGGATGCGCGTGAGCACCAGGTCCTCCTCCGCGGCCGGATCGCCTGGCCGCCAGCGGCCCACGGGCTCGCGGCTCTTGAACCAGGTGCCCAGTTCCATGCCCTCGCCGATCTTGCGGGCGATGCGGTGCACGCCCGGCGGCGTACCGAAGGACCCTTCGCTGCCGTCGAGACCGGCCACCGCTGTCGAGATGCCGTAGCTGCGCACCGGCGCGCCGTCCTCGATGCAGATCAGGCGCTGTTCGGGTACGCTGATCAGCAGCCAGCGCGGCGGCAGGCCGCCCAGGATCCGGCGCAGGCGATCGCGCCCCGCGACCAGGGTTTCGGTATCATACGTCGAGTCGTGGCGCCGCTCCATGGCGTTGGTCCTCTCCTGTCCAGCCCACGCACACCGTACCA
This genomic interval carries:
- a CDS encoding L,D-transpeptidase, whose amino-acid sequence is MERRHDSTYDTETLVAGRDRLRRILGGLPPRWLLISVPEQRLICIEDGAPVRSYGISTAVAGLDGSEGSFGTPPGVHRIARKIGEGMELGTWFKSREPVGRWRPGDPAAEEDLVLTRILTLDGCEDGLNRGDGCDSLSRFIYIHGTNHEDRIGEPVSHGCIRMSNTDVISLFERVEEGDPVVVV